One window of the Chlamydiota bacterium genome contains the following:
- a CDS encoding PTS transporter subunit EIIA: protein MPGEYMTIEDAAKFLNMSEGAFKLLVEKGISSRDKNGKVMVKTAEIREWLHRGIRYFDPDQLKVLESDYSGKSTRIAPLLDPRCIKMKLTGVTKTGVIAELVDMLVERGGVDPKHRERVMTAVIERERMCSTALADGVAIPHPREPLTGIIKKTRLVLGLSWRGIDLEAFDGQLTHVVVLLCTTRIDTHLQILASLTKLLRSMRLRVAMCRAKDEQAAIDVLDAFEKQLHGS from the coding sequence ATGCCGGGCGAGTATATGACAATCGAGGATGCCGCAAAATTCCTGAACATGAGCGAGGGGGCGTTCAAGCTTCTCGTCGAGAAAGGGATATCCTCGCGCGACAAGAACGGGAAGGTGATGGTCAAGACGGCCGAGATCAGGGAGTGGCTCCACCGGGGGATCCGCTACTTCGACCCGGACCAGCTCAAGGTGCTCGAGAGCGACTACAGCGGGAAGTCGACCCGCATCGCGCCGCTCCTCGACCCGCGCTGCATCAAGATGAAGCTCACCGGCGTGACGAAGACCGGCGTCATCGCCGAGCTCGTCGACATGCTTGTCGAGCGCGGCGGCGTGGACCCCAAACACCGCGAACGGGTGATGACGGCCGTCATCGAGCGCGAGCGGATGTGCAGCACCGCGCTCGCGGACGGCGTCGCGATCCCCCACCCGCGGGAGCCGCTCACCGGCATCATCAAGAAGACCCGCCTGGTGCTCGGCCTCTCCTGGCGGGGGATAGACCTCGAGGCGTTCGACGGCCAGCTCACGCACGTGGTCGTCCTCCTATGCACGACGCGCATCGACACGCACCTCCAGATACTCGCGAGCCTCACGAAACTGCTTCGCAGCATGCGCCTGCGCGTGGCGATGTGCCGGGCCAAGGATGAGCAGGCGGCCATCGACGTCCTGGACGCGTTCGAGAAGCAGCTCCACGGCTCCTGA
- a CDS encoding D-alanine--D-alanine ligase: protein MRVALTYNLKPQASTAPRPDYFAEWDDSATIEAVSTALAGGGREVVGIEADRDLAEKLKRVRPDIVFNIAEGIDSPSRESQVPVICEMLEIPYTGSDAFTLAACLNKARAKEIMSFHRVSTPPFRVMASPDEPLNGMRFPVIVKPLWEGSSMGIRDDAVVETADALPARLGRILEEYRQPALVESYLDGREFTAALLGNGDEVRVLPLVEIDFATLPAGARRIYSWEAKWVWDRPEAPLKIFSCPAAVKVGLRRDIEEVCTRAYRALGCRDWCRIDVRLDGDAAPHVIELNPLPGILPDPDENSCFPKAARAAGMNYGELVREVLRIACRRCGLNGEGAR from the coding sequence ATGCGCGTCGCGCTCACCTACAACCTCAAGCCGCAGGCCTCGACGGCCCCGCGCCCCGACTATTTCGCCGAGTGGGACGACTCCGCCACCATCGAGGCCGTCTCGACGGCGCTCGCGGGCGGGGGGCGGGAGGTCGTCGGGATCGAGGCGGACCGCGACCTCGCGGAGAAGCTGAAGCGGGTGCGCCCCGACATCGTCTTCAACATCGCCGAGGGGATCGATTCCCCCAGCAGGGAGTCGCAGGTCCCGGTCATCTGCGAGATGCTGGAGATCCCGTACACCGGTTCGGACGCGTTCACCCTCGCGGCCTGCCTGAACAAGGCGCGCGCCAAGGAGATCATGTCGTTCCACCGCGTCTCCACGCCGCCGTTCCGGGTGATGGCCTCCCCGGACGAACCGCTGAACGGGATGCGTTTCCCGGTCATCGTGAAGCCGCTCTGGGAGGGGTCGAGCATGGGCATCCGCGACGACGCGGTGGTGGAGACGGCGGATGCGCTCCCCGCGCGCCTGGGGCGGATCCTCGAGGAGTACCGGCAGCCGGCGCTCGTCGAATCGTATCTCGACGGCAGGGAGTTCACCGCCGCCTTGTTGGGCAACGGCGACGAGGTGCGGGTGCTGCCGCTCGTGGAGATCGACTTCGCGACGCTCCCCGCGGGGGCGCGGCGCATCTACTCCTGGGAGGCCAAGTGGGTCTGGGACCGTCCCGAGGCGCCGCTGAAAATCTTCTCGTGCCCGGCGGCCGTGAAGGTCGGCCTGCGGCGCGACATCGAGGAGGTCTGCACGCGGGCGTACCGGGCGCTCGGCTGCCGGGACTGGTGCCGCATCGACGTTCGCCTGGACGGCGACGCGGCGCCCCACGTGATCGAGCTCAACCCCCTGCCGGGGATCCTCCCCGACCCGGATGAGAACTCCTGCTTCCCAAAGGCGGCGCGGGCCGCCGGGATGAACTACGGGGAGCTGGTGCGGGAGGTGCTCCGTATCGCCTGCAGGCGCTGCGGGCTGAACGGGGAGGGGGCGCGATGA
- a CDS encoding GNAT family N-acetyltransferase, whose product MTAPPIRPAEPGDRAEIERLLSAAKEFRAEEVACALELFDESCAGGDGDEEYHVLCAEAEGGGIAGFACWGKTPLTRATADLYWIATDPARRRSGVGRRLLRQVEQALAERAIALLVAETSSLPSYAHARAFYEKEGFAEESRIRDFYAPGDDRVIYCKRL is encoded by the coding sequence ATGACGGCGCCGCCTATCCGCCCCGCGGAGCCGGGGGATCGGGCGGAGATCGAGCGTCTCCTCTCCGCGGCGAAGGAGTTCAGGGCGGAGGAGGTCGCGTGCGCGCTCGAGCTGTTCGACGAGTCGTGCGCGGGCGGCGACGGCGACGAGGAGTACCACGTCCTCTGCGCCGAGGCGGAGGGGGGCGGGATCGCGGGCTTCGCCTGCTGGGGGAAGACCCCGCTGACGCGGGCCACGGCCGATCTGTACTGGATCGCCACGGACCCGGCGAGACGGCGGAGCGGCGTGGGGAGACGTCTGCTGCGGCAGGTCGAGCAGGCGCTCGCGGAACGGGCGATAGCCCTCCTCGTCGCGGAGACGTCGTCGCTCCCCTCCTACGCGCATGCGCGGGCGTTCTACGAGAAGGAGGGATTCGCGGAGGAGTCGCGCATCAGGGATTTCTACGCGCCCGGCGACGACCGGGTGATCTACTGCAAGAGGCTATGA
- a CDS encoding KamA family radical SAM protein, translated as MKTIPTAPRTRGTQKEEVTLPTRPVGAIWKDVPETDWNNWKWQMRHRVVTLAELSRLIPLTKDEEAGIRREANRLPMAIPPHFLSLIDPDNPECPLRRQVIPRIEEHFACSRDMEDPCGEEKDSPVPRVVHRYPDRVLLIATEACVSYCRYCTRKRIVGTTQHSISADELARACDYIAGNRKIRDVLVSGGDPLVFCDDRLEGILKALRAIKHVEVIRIGTRAPVFLPQRITPELVAMLRKYHPLYMSIHFSHPRELSPATVRACEMLADAGIPLGSQTVILKGVNDNPPTVKRLMHELMRARVRPYYLYQCDLAVGTEHFRTPISTGINIIEKLRGHTSGYAVPTFVVDAPGGGGKIPLGPSYFISIVEGRVVLRNYEGKIFEYPEPMDARRLKVKLRREEISERSRPLLVS; from the coding sequence ATGAAAACCATACCGACCGCCCCCCGCACGCGGGGGACGCAGAAGGAGGAGGTCACGTTGCCTACGCGACCCGTTGGCGCGATCTGGAAGGATGTCCCGGAGACGGACTGGAACAACTGGAAATGGCAGATGCGGCACCGGGTCGTCACCCTCGCCGAGCTCTCCCGCCTGATCCCCCTCACCAAGGACGAGGAGGCGGGCATCCGGCGCGAGGCGAACAGGCTGCCGATGGCGATCCCCCCGCACTTCCTCTCGCTCATCGACCCCGACAACCCGGAGTGCCCGCTGCGGAGGCAGGTGATCCCCCGCATCGAGGAGCATTTTGCCTGCTCGCGCGACATGGAGGACCCGTGCGGGGAGGAGAAGGACTCCCCGGTCCCGCGGGTCGTCCACCGTTACCCGGACCGCGTCCTCCTCATCGCGACCGAGGCGTGCGTCTCCTACTGCCGCTACTGCACCCGCAAGCGCATCGTGGGCACCACGCAGCACAGCATCAGCGCCGACGAGCTCGCGCGGGCCTGCGACTACATCGCGGGTAACCGGAAGATCCGCGACGTCCTCGTCTCGGGGGGCGACCCGCTCGTCTTCTGCGACGACCGGCTCGAGGGGATCCTCAAGGCGCTCCGCGCCATCAAGCACGTGGAGGTCATCCGGATCGGGACGCGCGCGCCGGTCTTCCTCCCCCAGCGCATCACCCCGGAGCTCGTGGCGATGCTGCGGAAATACCACCCGCTCTACATGAGCATCCACTTCTCGCACCCGCGCGAGCTCAGCCCCGCGACCGTGCGGGCCTGCGAGATGCTCGCCGACGCCGGCATCCCGCTCGGGAGCCAGACCGTCATCCTCAAGGGGGTCAACGACAACCCGCCGACGGTGAAGCGGCTGATGCACGAGCTCATGCGGGCGCGCGTGCGGCCGTACTACCTGTACCAGTGCGACCTCGCGGTCGGCACGGAGCATTTCCGCACGCCGATCTCCACCGGCATCAACATCATCGAGAAGCTGCGCGGCCACACCTCCGGCTACGCGGTGCCGACCTTCGTGGTGGACGCCCCGGGGGGCGGCGGCAAGATCCCGCTCGGCCCGAGCTACTTCATCTCCATCGTCGAGGGGCGGGTGGTGCTGAGGAACTACGAGGGGAAGATCTTCGAGTATCCGGAGCCGATGGACGCGCGGCGGCTCAAGGTGAAGCTCCGGAGGGAGGAGATCTCGGAGAGGAGCCGCCCGCTGCTGGTGTCGTGA
- a CDS encoding ABC transporter permease → MRFITELGRIASFGAQTLYWAARPPWFFRETFRQMALTAERCLIPVIAVVAPFGMVITLQGLAIVNLFGVERMLGSILVVSLLRELSPGLTGIMMAAQAGSTAAAELGTMRLREETDALAVMAVNPFQYLVVPRLIALTLACPLINAIACSSGIATGYAAAVLLKGVNRGAFAANLYGFVRAADLWGGIVKTLVFGFIIGLVSCYYGSTVRGGAEGVGKAANDAVVRSIIAFLGINYFLTSALLSMAG, encoded by the coding sequence ATGCGCTTCATCACCGAACTCGGCAGGATCGCCTCCTTCGGCGCGCAGACCCTCTACTGGGCCGCCCGCCCGCCGTGGTTTTTCCGGGAGACGTTCAGGCAGATGGCCCTCACCGCGGAGCGCTGCCTCATCCCCGTGATCGCGGTCGTGGCCCCGTTCGGGATGGTCATCACGCTGCAGGGGCTCGCGATCGTGAACCTGTTCGGCGTCGAGCGGATGCTCGGCAGCATCCTCGTCGTCTCGCTTCTGCGCGAGCTCTCCCCGGGCCTCACCGGCATCATGATGGCGGCGCAGGCGGGGAGCACGGCCGCGGCGGAACTCGGCACGATGCGCCTCAGGGAGGAGACCGACGCGCTCGCCGTGATGGCCGTGAACCCGTTCCAGTACCTCGTCGTCCCCCGGCTGATCGCCCTCACCCTGGCCTGCCCGCTCATCAACGCGATCGCCTGCTCCAGCGGCATCGCGACCGGCTACGCGGCCGCGGTTTTGCTGAAGGGGGTGAACCGGGGGGCGTTCGCGGCGAACCTGTACGGCTTCGTGCGGGCCGCCGACCTCTGGGGGGGGATCGTGAAGACGCTCGTCTTCGGCTTCATCATCGGGCTCGTGAGCTGCTACTACGGTTCCACCGTCAGGGGGGGCGCGGAGGGGGTGGGGAAAGCCGCCAACGACGCCGTCGTGCGGTCGATCATCGCCTTTCTCGGGATCAACTATTTTCTGACCTCGGCGCTGCTGTCGATGGCGGGATAG
- a CDS encoding ABC transporter permease produces the protein MRAEGEAAGRAAPARLLAQTGRWWLFCARTARAAAAAPPPLAWILEEAYRIGVGSLFIVCAVSLFIGSTIALQGWHAFRQFGGEGLVGIFVALACVREMGPIVAGSMVAAKAGTAMAASVAAMRVKGQIDALEVMAVNPYRALAAPRIAAALIALPILVIFADFFTVLAGYLVAVRQLGVDPGTFMENVRSSVGLLDLWYGMAKGAVFAAMISTLSCCHGFHSAPGPEGVGRATNRAVVSVCVVCIVLNYFLSELMYG, from the coding sequence ATGCGAGCGGAAGGCGAAGCCGCCGGGCGCGCGGCGCCCGCGCGCCTCCTTGCGCAGACGGGACGATGGTGGCTCTTCTGCGCCCGCACGGCGCGCGCGGCGGCCGCGGCCCCCCCGCCCCTTGCCTGGATCCTCGAGGAGGCGTACCGGATCGGCGTCGGGTCGCTCTTCATCGTCTGCGCCGTCTCCCTCTTCATCGGGAGCACCATCGCGCTCCAGGGCTGGCACGCCTTCCGGCAGTTCGGGGGGGAGGGGCTCGTCGGGATCTTCGTCGCGCTCGCCTGCGTCCGAGAGATGGGGCCGATCGTGGCGGGCTCGATGGTGGCGGCGAAGGCGGGGACGGCGATGGCCGCCTCGGTCGCCGCGATGCGGGTGAAGGGCCAGATCGACGCCCTCGAGGTGATGGCGGTCAACCCGTACCGCGCCCTGGCGGCGCCGCGGATCGCCGCCGCCCTCATCGCCCTGCCGATCCTCGTGATCTTCGCCGATTTCTTCACCGTGCTGGCGGGCTACCTCGTGGCCGTGCGCCAGCTCGGGGTCGACCCGGGGACGTTCATGGAGAACGTGCGGAGCAGCGTCGGGCTCCTCGACCTCTGGTACGGTATGGCGAAGGGGGCGGTCTTCGCGGCGATGATCTCCACCCTGAGCTGTTGCCACGGCTTCCACTCCGCCCCCGGCCCCGAGGGGGTGGGGCGCGCCACCAACCGGGCCGTCGTGAGCGTCTGCGTGGTGTGCATCGTGCTGAACTACTTCTTGAGCGAGCTGATGTACGGGTGA
- a CDS encoding ABC transporter ATP-binding protein — translation MIEYRNVCKSFDGVRVLADVSCSLPESKITVFVGPSGVGKSVLMRMIVGLERPDSGAVLVGGENVAALDERGLYRLRRRMGMLFQDGALFDSMTAGENVAFPLRRHTRLSEREIERVVAEKLALVGMPDCAPKYPSELSGGMRKRVGLARAIALEPEIVLFDEPTSGLDPLMADAIDDLILDMQRTLGCTFVVNSHDIPGTFKIADSIGVLHDERLVAFGEREEIIRSHDPVLTNFFARHRGR, via the coding sequence GTGATCGAGTACCGCAACGTCTGCAAGTCGTTCGACGGCGTCCGTGTGCTCGCGGACGTCTCCTGCTCCCTCCCCGAGTCGAAAATCACCGTCTTCGTCGGGCCGAGCGGCGTGGGGAAGAGCGTCTTGATGCGGATGATCGTGGGCCTGGAGAGACCCGACTCGGGCGCGGTCCTCGTCGGCGGGGAGAACGTCGCGGCGCTGGACGAGCGCGGCCTCTACCGCCTGCGGCGCAGGATGGGGATGCTCTTCCAGGACGGCGCCCTGTTCGACTCGATGACCGCCGGGGAGAACGTCGCCTTCCCCCTGCGCCGGCACACCCGGCTCTCCGAGCGCGAGATCGAGCGCGTCGTGGCCGAGAAACTCGCGCTTGTCGGGATGCCGGACTGCGCCCCCAAATACCCGTCGGAGCTCTCCGGCGGGATGCGCAAGCGCGTCGGCCTGGCCCGCGCCATCGCCCTCGAGCCGGAGATCGTCCTCTTCGACGAGCCGACCTCCGGCCTCGACCCGCTGATGGCGGACGCCATCGACGACCTGATCCTCGACATGCAGCGCACGCTCGGCTGCACCTTCGTGGTGAACAGCCACGACATCCCCGGGACGTTCAAGATCGCGGACTCCATCGGGGTCCTCCACGACGAACGTCTCGTCGCCTTCGGGGAAAGGGAGGAGATCATCCGCTCGCACGACCCGGTGCTGACGAACTTCTTCGCCAGGCACCGGGGCCGATAA
- a CDS encoding MCE family protein, with protein MRTRFRYEISVGLFVVAAALLLGFISLKISRARVRDGVEVSFLFPHACGLVKDSPVAVAGVEVGYVTGLRLEGGKALVGARVSAAAGLRSDLRARIRSRSLLGEPYLELVPSGGSAPLLRDGDRIDAAVSPVQIDQLVAWLGRLLERIDPDDAARLVDALARDPEAAARIVRNADALLGRLAATDAEALRNFVRELSIRARLF; from the coding sequence ATGCGCACACGCTTCAGGTACGAAATCTCGGTGGGGCTCTTCGTCGTCGCGGCGGCGCTGCTCCTCGGCTTCATCTCGCTGAAGATCTCCCGCGCCCGGGTGCGGGACGGCGTCGAGGTGTCGTTCCTCTTCCCCCACGCCTGCGGCCTCGTCAAGGACTCGCCGGTGGCGGTGGCGGGGGTCGAGGTGGGCTACGTCACGGGGCTTCGCCTCGAAGGGGGGAAGGCGCTCGTGGGGGCGCGCGTGAGCGCGGCGGCGGGGCTCAGGAGCGACCTGCGCGCCCGTATCCGCTCCAGGAGCCTCCTCGGCGAACCGTACCTCGAACTCGTCCCGTCGGGCGGCTCGGCGCCGCTCCTGCGGGACGGCGACCGGATCGACGCCGCCGTCTCCCCGGTCCAGATCGACCAGCTGGTCGCGTGGCTCGGCCGCCTCCTCGAGCGCATCGACCCCGACGACGCCGCGCGCCTCGTCGACGCCCTCGCGCGGGACCCCGAGGCGGCCGCGCGGATCGTGAGGAACGCCGACGCGCTCCTCGGCCGCCTGGCCGCGACCGACGCCGAGGCGCTGCGGAACTTCGTCCGGGAACTCAGCATACGCGCGAGGCTCTTCTAG
- a CDS encoding tetratricopeptide repeat protein has translation MKTATICILLLAAAGRASIENPTIREYPHLGLFYAHTGQHELAVATYRAMLSRHPDAGEAQEGWLELGVCCRELLRQALADLARAREGGAPKREIEEIESKASSWMTQALAAYQTVLARYPASRAEAIIGTGDVLAAFGAEKADEARREYLKVVDGYPEEAARAQVLIGDLLAATGDPAGAKTAYRLAVLSFPEIAPLAMMRLADLLFAEGAFGEAADACTSLVEGMAVDGAYDHRLHPIGDILERAIARRGEAERALGNRDAELSGYADAATRYDGTRAAAAARFESAEALDHYGKGDEAAGTLEAVVSRFPKSVWAVRARMRLAAMRGASARAVEQYRGIADSWPQSIYWVEAQMRIADTWRRIAEAEEEADKKKEARTKARAACEEIVARWPACPETAKAKELLAAIPAP, from the coding sequence ATGAAGACGGCGACGATCTGTATCCTGCTGCTCGCCGCGGCGGGGCGGGCGAGCATCGAGAACCCGACGATCAGGGAGTACCCCCACCTCGGGCTTTTCTACGCCCACACCGGGCAGCACGAGCTCGCCGTGGCAACCTACCGCGCGATGCTCTCCCGCCACCCCGACGCGGGTGAGGCGCAGGAGGGCTGGCTGGAACTCGGCGTCTGTTGCCGTGAACTGCTGCGGCAGGCGTTGGCCGATCTCGCGCGGGCCAGGGAGGGCGGGGCGCCGAAACGGGAGATCGAGGAGATCGAGTCGAAGGCCTCCTCGTGGATGACCCAGGCGCTCGCCGCCTACCAGACGGTCCTCGCCCGGTACCCCGCCTCGCGGGCGGAGGCGATCATCGGCACGGGGGACGTTCTGGCGGCGTTCGGCGCGGAGAAGGCGGACGAGGCGCGGCGCGAGTACCTGAAGGTGGTCGACGGCTATCCCGAGGAGGCGGCGCGGGCGCAGGTTTTGATCGGCGACCTGCTCGCCGCCACGGGGGATCCGGCCGGGGCGAAGACGGCCTACCGCCTGGCGGTGCTGTCGTTCCCCGAGATCGCGCCGCTGGCGATGATGCGCCTCGCCGACCTCCTGTTCGCGGAGGGGGCGTTCGGCGAGGCCGCGGACGCCTGCACCTCCCTCGTCGAGGGGATGGCGGTGGACGGCGCCTACGACCACAGACTCCACCCGATCGGCGACATACTGGAGAGGGCCATCGCCCGGCGCGGCGAGGCGGAGCGGGCCCTCGGCAACAGGGACGCCGAGCTCTCGGGCTACGCCGACGCCGCGACCCGGTACGACGGCACGCGCGCGGCCGCGGCCGCCCGGTTCGAGTCGGCCGAGGCGCTCGACCATTACGGGAAGGGGGACGAGGCGGCGGGCACGCTCGAGGCGGTCGTCTCCCGTTTCCCCAAGAGCGTCTGGGCGGTCCGGGCGCGGATGCGCCTGGCCGCGATGCGGGGGGCCTCGGCGCGCGCGGTCGAGCAGTACCGGGGGATCGCGGACTCCTGGCCGCAGAGCATCTACTGGGTCGAGGCGCAGATGCGGATCGCGGACACGTGGAGGAGGATCGCCGAGGCCGAGGAGGAGGCGGACAAGAAGAAGGAGGCGCGGACGAAGGCGCGCGCCGCCTGCGAGGAGATCGTGGCGCGCTGGCCCGCGTGCCCCGAGACCGCGAAGGCGAAGGAACTCCTCGCCGCCATCCCTGCGCCGTGA
- a CDS encoding NCS2 family permease, whose protein sequence is MKRALERYFGLGALGTNVRTEMVAGVTTFMTMAYIIFVNPAMISATGMDFGAAMMATCLSAAFATILMGVWVNYPIALAPGMGENAFFTYTVCLGMGVPWRVALGCVFIEGLIFIVLTLTRIRQAIMDAIPESLRHAVACGIGLLIAFVGLKDAGLIVADPATFVSLGDVMSRPALLSLGGLVLTGALLVRGVKGAILWGMLATALAGIPLGIVRYQGIAAAPPSMMPTLLQMDLAGAMQMGLVSIILVFLFMDVFDTVGTLAGVGELGGFIKNGRFPRVGKAMLVDAVGTCAGAVCGTPVVTSYVESASGIACGGRSGLASVVTGLLFVAAIFFSPLVRMIGGGVEIAGALLHPVTAPGLIIVGSMMLQPVVKIDWRDCTESIPAFLIVILMPLTFSIATAIAFGFILFAAIKLAAGRGREVPWLIYVCAALFVARFVYLKI, encoded by the coding sequence ATGAAAAGGGCACTCGAGAGATACTTCGGCCTCGGCGCGCTCGGCACGAACGTCCGCACGGAGATGGTCGCCGGGGTGACCACCTTCATGACGATGGCGTACATCATCTTCGTCAACCCCGCGATGATCTCGGCCACCGGGATGGATTTCGGGGCGGCGATGATGGCCACCTGTCTCTCCGCCGCCTTCGCGACGATCCTGATGGGAGTCTGGGTGAACTACCCGATCGCCCTCGCCCCCGGGATGGGCGAGAACGCCTTCTTCACCTACACCGTCTGCCTCGGGATGGGGGTGCCGTGGCGCGTCGCCCTCGGCTGCGTCTTCATCGAGGGGCTCATCTTCATCGTCCTCACGCTCACGAGGATCCGGCAGGCGATCATGGACGCGATCCCCGAGTCGCTCCGGCACGCGGTCGCCTGCGGCATCGGCCTCCTGATCGCCTTCGTGGGCCTGAAGGACGCCGGGCTGATCGTCGCCGACCCCGCCACCTTCGTCTCCCTCGGCGACGTGATGAGTCGGCCGGCGCTCCTGTCGCTCGGCGGGCTCGTGCTGACCGGCGCCCTGCTGGTCCGGGGGGTGAAGGGGGCCATCCTCTGGGGGATGCTCGCCACCGCCCTCGCCGGGATCCCGCTCGGGATCGTGCGCTACCAGGGGATCGCGGCGGCGCCCCCCTCGATGATGCCCACCCTGCTCCAGATGGACCTCGCCGGGGCGATGCAGATGGGGCTCGTCTCCATCATCCTCGTGTTCCTGTTCATGGACGTCTTCGACACGGTGGGGACGCTCGCCGGCGTGGGCGAGCTCGGGGGGTTCATCAAGAACGGGAGGTTCCCGCGGGTCGGGAAGGCGATGCTCGTCGACGCGGTGGGGACCTGCGCGGGGGCGGTGTGCGGCACCCCCGTCGTCACCTCCTACGTGGAGAGCGCGAGCGGGATCGCCTGCGGGGGGAGGTCGGGCCTGGCGAGCGTCGTCACCGGGCTGCTCTTCGTCGCCGCGATCTTCTTCTCGCCGCTGGTCAGGATGATCGGCGGGGGCGTCGAGATCGCCGGGGCGCTGCTCCATCCGGTGACGGCGCCCGGTCTGATCATCGTCGGGAGCATGATGCTCCAGCCGGTCGTGAAGATCGACTGGCGCGACTGCACCGAATCGATCCCGGCGTTCCTCATCGTCATCCTGATGCCGCTCACCTTCAGCATCGCCACCGCCATCGCCTTCGGCTTCATCCTCTTCGCGGCCATCAAGCTCGCCGCGGGGCGCGGGCGGGAGGTGCCGTGGCTCATCTACGTCTGCGCGGCGCTCTTCGTCGCCCGATTCGTCTACCTGAAGATCTGA
- a CDS encoding flavodoxin family protein — protein sequence MKVVAFNGSARRDGNTAILIRAVFAELQREGIETELIQLAGERIGGCTACGACLKNKNRRCAIDDDIANTCIAKMFEADGVILGSPTYFADATAEMKALIDRAGYVARANGDMLRRKAGAAVVAARRGGAIHTFDTLNHFFFIGQMVVPGSCYWNVGIGREIGEVERDEEGMETMRLLGENMAWLLKKLNG from the coding sequence ATGAAGGTCGTCGCGTTCAACGGGAGCGCCCGGAGGGACGGGAACACCGCGATACTCATCCGGGCGGTATTCGCGGAGCTCCAGCGGGAAGGGATCGAGACCGAGCTGATACAGCTCGCCGGGGAGCGGATCGGCGGCTGCACGGCCTGCGGCGCCTGCCTGAAGAACAAGAACCGCCGCTGCGCGATCGACGACGACATCGCGAACACCTGCATCGCGAAGATGTTCGAAGCGGACGGCGTCATCCTCGGATCCCCCACCTACTTCGCCGACGCCACGGCGGAGATGAAGGCCCTGATCGACCGGGCCGGCTACGTCGCGCGGGCGAACGGCGACATGCTCCGGCGCAAGGCCGGCGCGGCGGTCGTGGCGGCGCGGCGCGGCGGGGCGATTCACACCTTCGACACGCTCAACCATTTCTTCTTCATCGGCCAGATGGTCGTCCCCGGATCCTGCTACTGGAACGTCGGGATCGGGAGGGAGATCGGCGAGGTGGAGCGGGACGAGGAGGGGATGGAGACGATGCGCCTCCTCGGCGAGAACATGGCCTGGCTGCTGAAGAAGCTCAACGGATAG